A stretch of Arachis hypogaea cultivar Tifrunner chromosome 15, arahy.Tifrunner.gnm2.J5K5, whole genome shotgun sequence DNA encodes these proteins:
- the LOC140178992 gene encoding uncharacterized protein gives MGSGYPITHPDPNRTNKIAWQLLQSSSSSPLGVRLVFSIRRQAHRLLHLVRGTIRCIVFLVAAVTQQSTLSRSLASHSVSLSASLFAVPSPAASFVFSQPFPLQQPASSRAQAPASSSPVTHSDSKKWGKTNPKSDSVVGSTSSPSAATPTVENDVLSGGTSQSPAPPKLPASNPSSETQTKAAGTTGEPPKEVKRKPSRAPSSVWAHFTKSSPNEACCNYCKKIYICNSSSHGTTNLHKHLRICTKNPHKQAENGQKTIALGSQIEDDPNAVTMKLVDFNQEETRLDLANMIIVDELPFKFVEVQGFRQFMSKAQPRFKVPSRWTIARDCMALFRYEKEKLRTLLSENRQMVSLTTILGPQFRI, from the exons ATgggtagcgggtacccgattaCCCACCCggacccgaaccgaaccaataaAATTG CTTGGCAGCTTCTCCAATCTTCATCGTCTTCTCCATTAGGCGTCAGGCTCGTCTTCTCCATTAGGCGTCAGGCGCATCGTCTTCTCCACCTCGTCCGTGGGACCATCAGGTGTATCGTCTTCCTCGTAGCGGCAGTGACGCAGCAATCAACTTTGTCCCGGTCATTGGCATCTCATTCGGTATCTCTGTCAGCATCGTTGTTCGCGGTTCCCTCTCCAGCAGCCAGCTTCGTCTTCAGCCAGCCGTTCCCTCTCCAGCAGCCAGCTTCCTCCAGGGCCCAGGCTCCAGCGTCGTCTTCTCCAGTCACTCATTCAG ATTCAAAAAAATGGGGGAAAACTAACCCTAAAAGTGATTCGGTTGTTGGAAGTACTTCTTCTCCAAGTGCAGCCACTCCCACTGTTGAGAACGATGTTCTTTCTGGTGGAACATCGCAAAGTCCAGCTCCCCCAAAGTTGCCTGCCTCAAATCCTTCATCAGAAACACAAACCAAAGCTGCTGGAACTACTGGCGAGCCTCCAAAAGAGGTAAAACGTAAACCCAGTAGAGCACCTAGTAGTGTTTGGGCGCATTTTACTAAAAGTTCTCCTAATGAAGCTTGCTGCAactattgtaaaaaaatatatatatgcaatAGTTCTAGTCATGGTACAACAAACTTGCATAAACATTTAAGAATTTGCACTAAAAACCCTCATAAGCAAGCTGAAAATGGGCAGAAAACTATTGCACTTGGGAGCCAAATTGAGGATGACCCTAATGCAGTCACTATGAAGCTTGTTGATTTTAATCAAGAGGAAACTCGTCTTGATCTTGCAAATATGAtaattgttgatgaacttccttttAAATTTGTTGAGGTTCAAGGCTTTAGACAATTTATGAGTAAAGCACAACCTAGGTTTAAGGTTCCCTCCCGTTGGACAATTGCTAGAGATTGTATGGCTTTGTTTAGATATGAGAAAGAGAAGTTGAGAACATTGTTATCTGAAAATCGCCAAATGGTTTCCCTTACTACGATACTTGGACCTCAATTCAGAATTTGA